The sequence TCGGCCACTTCCTTGATCGAGGCGGTAATGAAGCCGATCTCGCCGGGGCCGAGGCTGTCGACGGCGACCATCTTCGGCGTGAGGACGCCGACGCGCTCGATCTGGTACTTGGCGTCCGTGCCCATCATGCGGATGGTCTGGCCCTTGGTCAGCGTGCCGTCGATGATGCGCACGAGAACCATGACGCCGAGATAGGTGTCGTACCAGCTGTCGACCAGCAGCGCCTTCAGCGGCGCCTTTTCGCCGCCCGCGCTCTTCGGCGCCGGCAGCTTGTTGACGATGGCTTCCAGCACGTCGGGAATGCCGAGGCCGGTCTTTGCCGAAATCAGCACGGCGTCCGATGCGTCGATGCCGATCACTTCCTCGATCTGATCCTTGATGCGGTCGGGTTCGGCGGCCGGAAGGTCGATCTTGTTGAGGACGGTGACGAGCTCGTGATTGTTGTCGATCGCCTGATAGACGTTGGCGAGCGTCTGCGCTTCCACACCCTGAGAGGCATCGACGACAAGCAGCGAGCCCTCGCAGGCCGACAGCGAGCGCGAGACTTCATAGGCGAAGTCGACATGTCCGGGCGTGTCGATCAGATTGAGGATATAGGTTTCGCCATTGTTGGCCTTGTAGTGCAGGCGCACCGTCTGGGCCTTGATGGTGATGCCGCGCTCGCGCTCGATCTCCATATTGTCCAGTACCTGCTCCGACATCTCGCGTTCGGCAAGGCCGCCCGTCGTCTGGATCAGGCGATCGGCCAGCGTCGATTTGCCGTGGTCGATATGGGCCACGATCGAGAAGTTGCGGATATGCGAAAGCGGAGTGGTGGAATTGGTGCTCATGCGCGCCATATAGCAGCGCCGCCCCGCGCCGCAAAGCGGAAAAGCGGGGTTTTGGCGGCTATCTTCACGTTATATTAGCCTTTTCCGCCCCGCCGCCGACACGTGTAGAAGCGCTCTTGATTCCATTATGAGATCGTGTATTTCTCATATAGTGGAATTTCGAGTGAGAGACACAGAGAATGGCGGTTGATGATCTGGAAATGGCGATTGGCGCGCGCATCAAGGAGCTGCGCATCGCCCGTGGCCTGACGCTGGAGGAGCTCGCCAATGCCTCGGCCGTCAGCCGCGCCATGATCTCGCGCATCGAGCGGGCGGAGGCGAGCCCGACGGCCTCGCTGCTGTCGCGGCTTTGCGCAGCGCTTGGCCTTTCGCTCTCGGCCTTCTTTGCCGAGGAAGACGAGGAGGTGTCGCCGCTTTCCCGCCATGCGCAGCAGGCGATCTGGCGCGACCCCGGAACCGGCTATGTCAGACGCGCCGTCTCGCCGCCGGCAACGGGTTCGAAGGTCGATGTTGTCGAGGTCATCTTCCCCGCCGGCGCGTCCGTCATCTTCCCGCCGAATGCCGCAAGCGCCGAGATGACCCAACATGTCTGGCTGTTCGAGGGCGAGATGGAGGTGACGCATCGCGATGTCGCCCATCATCTCATGCCCGGCGATTGTCTCTTCATGGGCGTCGGCGACGGCCACGCCTTCCACAATCCCGGCGAGGTGCCGGCGCGCTACAGCGTCATCCTCGATCGCGGCCGTTTATAACACCCAAGGATCTCTTCATGCCTGATATTCGTCTTCTCTCCGCCGCCGAGGCTCGTGCTGCTCTGCCGGATCTTTGCGATGTGCTCGCCGATTGCGTCAACGGCGGCGCTTCCGTCGGCTTCATGCAGCCTTATGGGGCAGCCGACGCATTGCCGTACTGGCAGGGCGTGGCCGATAGCGTCGAAAGTGGCGCGACACTGCTTTTCGCCGTCGCAATTGAGAGCAGGGTGGTCGGAACGGTGCAGGTGGGCGCTGCACAGATGCCGAACCAGCCGCATCGTGGCGATCTCAAAAAACTGCTGGTGCACCGCTCTGCGCGAGGCAAGGGGCTTGCTCGGCTGTTGATGGAAGCCGCTGAGCGCGAAGCCGCGCGTATCGGCAAGACCTTGCTGGTGCTCGACACGGCGACGGGCAGCGACGCCGAAGCCATCTACCCCCGCCTCGGCTGGGAGCGCGTCGGCGTCATCCCCGATTACGCCTTGTGGCCGCAGGGCGGGTTCTGCGACACGACCATCTTCTACAAGCGGATTTCCCTGTGATTTCAGCGCGAAAAGGCCGCGAGCGCATCTTCCAGCTTCGAGCCTGGCGCCCAATGCATTGCTTTCCAGCCGAATTGCCGGGCGGCTTCGATATTAGCGGGATAATCGTCGATGAAGGCGATGTCGCCGGGCGCGATGCCGACGCGCTCGGTCGCCAGCCGGAAGAACTCCGGCGCCGGCTTCTGGTAACCCAGCATCGCGGAATAGAAAATGCCGTCGAAATAGTCGGAAAGCCTGAGATTCTCCATCAGATAGGCGGCGCGCATATGCTCCTGATTGGTAGCGAGGAACATCCTCGTTCCGCCGGCCCTCAGTGCGGCGAGGTCCTCGAGCAGGCCGTGGTCCAGGCGGGAGTCATTCTCGAACCAGTAGTCGATTAGGGTTCGGGCGCTAACGTGGGGCGCAATCTTCCCGAGAACCTCCGCAAGCCTCGGCTCAAGCCCGTCGCGGCCAGTGACGATGTCAGGCCAACAGGTTTTGAAGAATGCCTCTTGCAGCGCCTCGAGCCGCAAGCCCAGATCGCGTTCCAGATAGGTGAACAACGGCAGTCCGTCACCCGGGCGGCCATGCACCAGCACGCCGTCGACATCGACCATCAGGAGTTTCATGCCGCCGCCGCCAATTCCTCGAACGTCGGCGGAAGGTGCAGTTGTTTGCAGCAGCATTCAAGGCCATATCCTGCTCTTTTTTCCGCGGCGCGATGCATGTAAGCCTTCGTGTCATCAGCAGAACAATGCCGGCGATGGAGGAGGGACGATGCGCGTCATTTATTCGGAGGATCACAAGCTGAGGGATGCCAAGACCGAGCTGCATGATGGCCAGCTCGTCACGCCCTTCGAAGCACCCTTCCGCGCCGAATGGATCCTCGCCGCCGTAAAAGAAGCCGGCTTTAACGATGTCGTCGCGCCTGAAGCCCATGGGCTGGAAACGGCGCGCAAGGTCCATGATCCCGCTTATCTCGATTTTCTCGGCGTGGTCTGGGAGCGCTGGGTTGCCGCCGGCTACAAGGGCGAAGCGATCGCCAACTCCTTTCCCGTCAGGCGCACCAGCCAGCGCGTGCCTGACAATATCGTCGGAATGATCGGCCACTATGCCAATGCTGCCGATACCTCGATCACCAAAGGTTCCTATGAGGCGGCGATCGCATCGATGCGTTGTGCCCTGACCGGTGCCGACTGGCTTCACGCCGGCAACCGCTTCGCCTTCGCGCTCTGCCGCCCGCCCGGACATCACGCCGGCATCGACCTCTTTGGCGGCTATTGCTTCATCAACAATGCCGGCGTCGCCGCTCAGCGCCTGCGTGATCATGGCGCGGCCAAGGTTGCAGTGCTCGATGTCGATTTCCATCACGGCAACGGCACGCAGGACATATTCTACCGGCGTGGCGATGTTTTCACGGCGTCGCTCCATGGCGATCCCATCCATGCCTTTCCCTATTTCCTCGGCCATGCTGACGAGAAGGGTGAGGGCAATGGGTTGGGCGCCAACCGCAATTACCCCATGCCGCGCGGCACGC comes from Rhizobium tropici CIAT 899 and encodes:
- a CDS encoding helix-turn-helix domain-containing protein, which encodes MAVDDLEMAIGARIKELRIARGLTLEELANASAVSRAMISRIERAEASPTASLLSRLCAALGLSLSAFFAEEDEEVSPLSRHAQQAIWRDPGTGYVRRAVSPPATGSKVDVVEVIFPAGASVIFPPNAASAEMTQHVWLFEGEMEVTHRDVAHHLMPGDCLFMGVGDGHAFHNPGEVPARYSVILDRGRL
- a CDS encoding GNAT family N-acetyltransferase, which produces MPDIRLLSAAEARAALPDLCDVLADCVNGGASVGFMQPYGAADALPYWQGVADSVESGATLLFAVAIESRVVGTVQVGAAQMPNQPHRGDLKKLLVHRSARGKGLARLLMEAAEREAARIGKTLLVLDTATGSDAEAIYPRLGWERVGVIPDYALWPQGGFCDTTIFYKRISL
- a CDS encoding HAD-IA family hydrolase yields the protein MKLLMVDVDGVLVHGRPGDGLPLFTYLERDLGLRLEALQEAFFKTCWPDIVTGRDGLEPRLAEVLGKIAPHVSARTLIDYWFENDSRLDHGLLEDLAALRAGGTRMFLATNQEHMRAAYLMENLRLSDYFDGIFYSAMLGYQKPAPEFFRLATERVGIAPGDIAFIDDYPANIEAARQFGWKAMHWAPGSKLEDALAAFSR
- a CDS encoding histone deacetylase family protein; the encoded protein is MRVIYSEDHKLRDAKTELHDGQLVTPFEAPFRAEWILAAVKEAGFNDVVAPEAHGLETARKVHDPAYLDFLGVVWERWVAAGYKGEAIANSFPVRRTSQRVPDNIVGMIGHYANAADTSITKGSYEAAIASMRCALTGADWLHAGNRFAFALCRPPGHHAGIDLFGGYCFINNAGVAAQRLRDHGAAKVAVLDVDFHHGNGTQDIFYRRGDVFTASLHGDPIHAFPYFLGHADEKGEGNGLGANRNYPMPRGTPWEVWSAALDDALARIKLFGAEAIVLSLGVDTFERDPISFFKLTSQDFVRMGERIAAAGLPVLVCMEGGYGVPEIGLNVANVLKGLEA